The following proteins are co-located in the Cupriavidus pauculus genome:
- a CDS encoding ABC transporter substrate-binding protein, which yields MLRLKASTTQSILGSAVALALLYGGAVQAQTATVKVLSIVDHPALDAIRDGVRDELKAAGYDADKNLKWEYQSAQGNPGTAAQIARKFVGDQPSAIVAIATPSAQAVVAATKSVPVVYSGVTDPVAAQLVKAWTASGTNVTGVSDKLPLDKQVSLIKRVVPKAKTVGMVYNPGEANSVVVVKELKDLLAKQGMSLKEAAAPRTVDIGPAAKSLIGKVDVIYTNTDNNVVSAYESLVKVANESKIPLVASDTDSVKRGAIAALGINYGDLGHQTGKVVVRILKGEKPGAIASQTSDNLELFVNTGAAGKQGVTLAPDLVKEAKTVIK from the coding sequence ATGCTGCGTCTCAAGGCATCCACCACCCAGTCCATTCTCGGCAGCGCGGTTGCGCTGGCCCTGCTCTACGGCGGCGCCGTACAGGCCCAGACGGCGACCGTGAAGGTCCTGTCGATCGTGGACCACCCGGCACTCGACGCCATCCGCGACGGCGTGCGCGACGAGCTGAAGGCCGCCGGCTACGACGCCGACAAGAACCTCAAGTGGGAATACCAGAGCGCCCAGGGCAACCCGGGCACCGCCGCCCAGATCGCCCGCAAGTTCGTGGGCGACCAGCCGAGCGCGATCGTGGCCATCGCCACGCCGTCGGCCCAGGCCGTGGTGGCCGCCACCAAGAGCGTGCCCGTGGTGTACTCGGGCGTGACCGATCCGGTGGCCGCGCAGCTTGTGAAGGCATGGACGGCATCGGGCACGAACGTGACCGGCGTGTCGGACAAGCTGCCGCTGGACAAGCAGGTGTCGCTGATCAAGCGCGTGGTGCCCAAGGCCAAGACGGTCGGCATGGTGTACAACCCCGGCGAGGCCAACTCGGTGGTGGTGGTCAAGGAACTGAAGGACCTGCTGGCCAAGCAGGGCATGTCGCTGAAGGAAGCCGCCGCGCCGCGCACCGTGGACATCGGCCCGGCCGCCAAGAGCCTGATCGGCAAGGTCGACGTGATCTACACGAACACCGACAACAACGTGGTGTCGGCCTACGAATCGCTGGTCAAGGTGGCCAACGAGTCGAAGATCCCGCTGGTGGCGTCCGATACCGACAGCGTCAAGCGGGGCGCCATTGCCGCGCTGGGCATCAACTATGGCGACCTGGGCCACCAGACCGGCAAGGTCGTGGTGCGGATCCTGAAGGGCGAGAAGCCGGGCGCGATTGCCTCGCAGACGTCTGACAACCTTGAGTTGTTCGTGAACACGGGCGCCGCCGGCAAGCAGGGCGTGACGCTGGCGCCGGACCTGGTCAAGGAAGCCAAGACCGTCATCAAGTAA
- a CDS encoding ABC transporter permease, with translation MSLFSLLGALEIGLIFSLVALGVLISFRILNFPDLTVDGSFPLGGAVAATLISAGQDPILATLAAIVAGAIAGWITGWLNVRLKIMDLLASILMMIALYSVNLRIMGRPNVPLITEPTLFTMLQPEWLPDYVLRPLVLFVVVVAAKLALDWFFSSQLGLAMRATGANPRMARAQGVPTGRATLAGMALSNALVALAGALFAQTQGGSDISMGIGTIVIGLAAVIIGETIIPARRLVFVTLAVVIGAILYRFFIALALNSEFIGLKAQDLNLVTAALVTLALVLPATRKKLFARKNGGA, from the coding sequence ATGTCCCTCTTTTCCCTGCTGGGTGCCCTGGAGATCGGCCTGATCTTCAGCCTCGTGGCACTCGGGGTGCTGATCTCGTTCCGCATCCTCAACTTTCCCGACCTCACCGTCGATGGCAGCTTTCCGCTGGGCGGCGCCGTCGCCGCGACGCTGATCTCGGCCGGCCAGGACCCGATCCTGGCCACGCTGGCGGCCATCGTGGCCGGTGCCATTGCCGGCTGGATCACGGGCTGGCTCAACGTGCGCCTGAAGATCATGGACCTGCTGGCCAGCATCCTGATGATGATCGCGCTCTACTCGGTCAACCTGCGCATCATGGGCCGCCCCAACGTGCCGCTGATCACCGAGCCGACGCTGTTCACCATGTTGCAGCCCGAATGGCTGCCCGACTACGTGCTGCGCCCGCTGGTGCTGTTCGTGGTGGTGGTGGCCGCCAAGCTGGCGCTGGACTGGTTCTTCTCGTCGCAGCTTGGCCTGGCGATGCGCGCCACCGGCGCCAACCCGCGCATGGCGCGCGCCCAGGGCGTGCCCACGGGCCGCGCCACGCTGGCCGGCATGGCGCTGTCGAACGCGCTCGTGGCGCTGGCCGGCGCGCTGTTCGCCCAGACCCAGGGCGGCTCGGACATCTCGATGGGGATCGGCACGATCGTGATCGGGCTGGCCGCGGTGATCATCGGCGAGACGATCATCCCGGCGCGCCGGCTGGTGTTCGTGACGCTGGCCGTGGTGATCGGCGCCATCCTGTACCGCTTCTTCATCGCGCTGGCGCTGAACTCGGAGTTCATCGGCCTGAAGGCGCAGGACCTGAACCTGGTGACCGCCGCGCTGGTGACGCTGGCGCTGGTGCTGCCGGCCACGCGCAAGAAGCTGTTCGCCCGCAAGAACGGAGGTGCCTGA
- a CDS encoding ABC transporter ATP-binding protein, with protein sequence MLRAENLKLTFNPGTPIENRALRGLSLEIPSGQFVAVIGSNGAGKSTFLNAVSGDTMVDSGRILIDDTDVTRQPAWDRAHLVARVFQDPMAGTCEALTIEENMALAMARGSRRGFRPALNKASRELFRDKLRLLNLGLENRLTDRIGLLSGGQRQAVSLLMASLQPSRILLLDEHTAALDPKTAAFVLELTARIVEESQLTTMMVTHSMRQALDYGQRTVMLHQGQVVLDVSGDQRKGLDVPDLLKMFEQTRHEQLDDDALLLS encoded by the coding sequence ATGCTACGCGCAGAGAACCTGAAGCTCACCTTCAACCCGGGCACCCCGATCGAGAACCGCGCGCTGCGCGGCCTGAGCCTGGAGATTCCGTCGGGCCAGTTCGTGGCGGTGATCGGCTCCAATGGCGCCGGCAAGTCGACGTTCCTGAACGCCGTCAGCGGCGACACGATGGTTGACAGCGGCCGCATCCTGATCGACGACACCGACGTCACGCGCCAGCCCGCGTGGGACCGTGCCCACCTGGTGGCGCGCGTGTTCCAGGACCCGATGGCGGGCACCTGCGAGGCGCTGACGATCGAGGAAAACATGGCGCTGGCCATGGCGCGCGGGTCGCGGCGCGGCTTCCGGCCGGCGCTGAACAAGGCGTCGCGCGAACTGTTCCGCGACAAGCTGCGGCTGCTGAACCTGGGCCTGGAAAACCGGCTGACCGACCGGATCGGCCTGCTGTCGGGCGGCCAGCGGCAGGCGGTGAGCCTGCTGATGGCGTCGCTGCAGCCGTCGCGCATCCTGCTGCTCGACGAGCACACCGCCGCGCTGGACCCCAAGACGGCCGCGTTCGTGCTGGAACTGACCGCGCGCATCGTCGAGGAAAGCCAGCTTACGACGATGATGGTGACGCACTCGATGCGCCAGGCGCTGGACTACGGCCAGCGCACGGTCATGCTGCATCAGGGACAGGTGGTGCTGGACGTCTCCGGCGACCAGCGCAAGGGCCTGGACGTGCCCGACCTGCTGAAGATGTTCGAGCAGACCCGGCACGAACAGCTCGACGACGATGCGTTGTTGTTGAGCTAA
- a CDS encoding LutB/LldF family L-lactate oxidation iron-sulfur protein, translating into MQVHSMEFKARAGQKLADQRLQQNLKKLSTKFVTARADAIRDIDFDATRAALKERRNRALENLDVWLATFEHNATQRGATVLFAESTADAARLVAEIAQKHGVKKVIKSKSMVTEEMRLNQVLGEMGVQSIETDLGEYILQINDAEPPSHIIAPVIHKDKDEIADLFAKVHNKPRLTDIPEMTREAREVLRPEFLSADMGVTGGNFIIAETGSVAVVTNEGNEGMCTIMPRVHVAVTGIEKVLPTLEDLATVMRLLPRSATGQAISNYFSILTGPRAPGEQDGPEHMYFVIVDGGRSGLIGGEFQEMLRCIRCGACMNHCPVYQKIGGHAYGWVYPGPMGSVLTPSYVGLANAVDLPQAATMCGECNRVCPASIPLSDLLRKLREKQMERHLRPWQERVALQAWGYVARRPDLYAFLTRIGARLLSRMGGRSKLIASLPMAGKGWTDTRDMPAPAGRTFRELYKERRAR; encoded by the coding sequence ATGCAAGTCCACAGCATGGAGTTCAAGGCGCGCGCCGGCCAGAAGCTGGCCGACCAGCGGCTGCAGCAGAACCTCAAGAAACTGTCCACGAAGTTCGTCACGGCCCGCGCCGATGCCATCCGCGACATCGACTTCGACGCCACGCGCGCCGCGCTGAAGGAGCGCCGCAACCGCGCGCTGGAGAACCTGGACGTCTGGCTCGCCACCTTTGAACACAATGCGACGCAGCGCGGCGCCACGGTGCTGTTCGCCGAATCCACGGCCGACGCGGCGCGGCTGGTGGCCGAGATCGCCCAGAAGCATGGCGTGAAGAAGGTCATCAAGAGCAAGTCGATGGTGACCGAGGAGATGCGGCTCAACCAGGTGCTGGGCGAGATGGGCGTGCAGAGCATCGAGACCGACCTGGGCGAGTACATCCTGCAGATCAACGATGCCGAGCCGCCGTCGCACATCATCGCGCCCGTGATCCACAAGGACAAGGACGAGATTGCCGACCTGTTCGCGAAGGTCCACAACAAGCCGCGCCTGACCGACATTCCCGAGATGACGCGCGAGGCCCGCGAGGTGCTGCGCCCCGAGTTCCTGTCGGCCGACATGGGCGTGACCGGCGGCAATTTCATCATTGCCGAGACCGGCTCGGTGGCCGTGGTGACCAACGAAGGCAACGAGGGCATGTGCACGATCATGCCGCGCGTGCACGTGGCCGTGACCGGCATCGAGAAGGTGCTGCCGACGCTGGAAGACCTAGCCACGGTGATGCGGCTGCTGCCGCGCTCGGCCACGGGGCAGGCCATCTCGAACTATTTCTCGATCCTGACCGGCCCACGCGCGCCCGGCGAGCAGGATGGCCCGGAGCATATGTATTTCGTCATCGTCGACGGCGGCCGCAGCGGCCTGATCGGCGGCGAATTCCAGGAAATGCTGCGCTGCATCCGCTGCGGCGCCTGCATGAACCACTGCCCGGTGTACCAGAAGATCGGCGGGCACGCCTATGGCTGGGTCTATCCGGGGCCGATGGGCAGCGTGCTGACGCCGAGCTACGTGGGGCTGGCCAATGCCGTGGACCTGCCGCAGGCTGCGACGATGTGTGGCGAGTGCAACCGGGTGTGTCCGGCATCGATCCCGCTGTCCGACCTGCTGCGCAAGCTGCGCGAGAAGCAGATGGAGCGCCACCTGCGGCCGTGGCAGGAGCGCGTGGCCTTGCAGGCGTGGGGCTACGTGGCGCGCCGCCCGGACCTCTATGCATTCCTGACGCGCATCGGCGCCCGCCTGCTGTCCCGCATGGGCGGGCGCAGCAAGCTGATCGCCAGCCTGCCAATGGCCGGCAAGGGCTGGACCGACACCCGCGACATGCCCGCCCCGGCGGGCCGCACGTTCCGCGAACTCTACAAGGAAAGGAGGGCGCGGTAA
- a CDS encoding (Fe-S)-binding protein → MRIGLFATCLVDLMRPDIGFSVLKLLESAGYEVMVPEAQTCCGQPAYNSGERTVSRDLAEKFLREFEMFDYVVVPSGSCGGMIRHHYHDLLRDDPELHGRYERLRERVFELTDFLVNVARIDTLDSGFAGHVTYHDSCSGLRELGVKQQPRALLDKLPGVQLTEMKDCEACCGFGGTFSVKYGNISTAIVDEKCANIQASGADAVVLGDLGCMLNIEGRLRRTGDSRTRVLHIAQVLAGDA, encoded by the coding sequence ATGCGAATCGGACTGTTCGCCACCTGTCTGGTGGACCTCATGCGTCCCGACATCGGGTTCTCCGTGCTCAAGCTGCTGGAATCGGCCGGCTACGAGGTGATGGTGCCCGAGGCGCAGACGTGCTGCGGGCAGCCCGCGTACAACTCCGGCGAGCGCACCGTCTCGCGCGACCTGGCCGAGAAATTCCTGCGCGAGTTCGAGATGTTCGACTACGTGGTGGTGCCCTCGGGATCGTGCGGCGGGATGATCCGCCATCACTACCACGACCTGCTGCGCGACGACCCCGAACTCCACGGCCGCTACGAGCGCCTGCGCGAGCGGGTGTTCGAGCTGACCGACTTCCTGGTCAACGTGGCCCGGATCGACACGCTCGACTCCGGCTTTGCCGGCCATGTCACCTATCATGATTCGTGCTCGGGCCTGCGCGAACTGGGCGTCAAGCAGCAGCCCCGCGCGCTGCTGGACAAGCTGCCCGGCGTGCAACTGACCGAGATGAAGGACTGCGAGGCGTGCTGCGGGTTTGGCGGCACGTTCTCGGTCAAGTACGGCAACATCTCGACGGCCATCGTCGACGAGAAGTGCGCCAACATCCAGGCCAGCGGCGCCGATGCCGTGGTGCTGGGCGACCTGGGCTGCATGCTCAACATCGAAGGCCGGCTGCGCCGCACCGGCGATTCGCGCACGCGCGTGCTGCATATCGCGCAGGTACTGGCCGGCGACGCCTGA
- a CDS encoding IclR family transcriptional regulator produces the protein MAEADKAPGKTSIQVIERMMTLLDALAQHADPVSLKELSGATGLHPSTAHRILNDMVACRFVDRSDPGSYRLGMRLLELGNLVKARLSVRDAALAPMRALHRVTGQTVNLSVRQGDEIVYIERAYSERSGMQVVRAIGGRAPLHLTSVGKLFLAADEGPRVRNYATRTGLAGHTRTSITDLAKLERELSWVRTNGYARDNEELELGVRCIAAGIYDDSRRLVAGLSLSAPADRLQDSWLQNLKETALQISRGMGYVPEPAA, from the coding sequence ATGGCAGAAGCCGACAAGGCGCCCGGCAAGACCTCGATCCAGGTGATCGAGCGCATGATGACGCTGCTCGACGCGCTGGCTCAGCACGCCGACCCCGTCAGCCTGAAAGAGCTGTCGGGGGCCACCGGCCTGCACCCTTCCACCGCCCACCGGATTCTCAACGACATGGTGGCGTGCCGCTTCGTCGACCGGTCCGACCCCGGCAGCTACCGCCTTGGCATGCGGCTGCTGGAGCTGGGCAACCTGGTCAAGGCACGGCTGTCGGTGCGCGACGCGGCGCTGGCGCCGATGCGCGCGCTGCACCGGGTGACCGGGCAGACCGTGAACCTGTCGGTGCGCCAGGGCGACGAGATCGTCTATATCGAACGCGCCTACAGCGAGCGATCGGGCATGCAGGTGGTGCGCGCCATTGGCGGGCGGGCGCCGCTGCACCTGACCTCGGTCGGCAAGCTGTTCCTGGCCGCCGACGAAGGCCCGCGCGTGCGCAACTACGCCACGCGCACGGGGCTGGCCGGGCATACGCGCACGTCGATCACCGACCTTGCCAAGCTGGAGCGCGAACTGAGCTGGGTCCGGACCAACGGCTACGCGCGCGACAACGAGGAGCTGGAACTGGGCGTACGCTGCATCGCCGCCGGCATCTACGACGATTCGCGGCGGCTGGTGGCCGGCCTGTCGCTGTCGGCGCCGGCCGACCGGCTGCAGGATAGCTGGCTGCAGAACCTCAAGGAGACCGCGCTGCAGATCTCGCGCGGCATGGGCTACGTGCCGGAACCGGCGGCCTGA
- the pbpG gene encoding D-alanyl-D-alanine endopeptidase: MIVLKNGKRSVVAARHAAPVRAAFVPAKPSLGEAMGLRDTEDALSLRSSVALVMDQNTNEVLFQKNSTAVLPIASITKLMTALVVMDARLPMDEMLTVTEDDRDTEKHSSSRLRFGTTLTRHEMLLLALMSSENRAASVLGRSYPGGLPAFVSAMNKKARELGMNDSHFVDSSGLSSSNVSSAVDLARLVNAAYRNPTIREFSTQPEHEVSVAGRTMHYVSTNRLVRGGSWEIGLQKTGYISEAGQCLVMQTRVNDRNVVMVFLDSVGKLSRFADATRVRQWLEHQPPSAGGQPRPFPSTPNLTQGPKSPAAVLASQQSHGT, from the coding sequence GTGATCGTGCTCAAGAACGGCAAGCGCTCCGTCGTGGCGGCCCGCCATGCGGCGCCGGTGCGGGCCGCTTTCGTGCCGGCCAAGCCGTCGCTGGGCGAGGCCATGGGCCTGCGCGATACCGAAGACGCGCTGTCGCTGCGCTCGTCGGTGGCGCTGGTGATGGACCAGAACACCAACGAGGTGCTGTTCCAGAAGAATTCCACGGCCGTGCTGCCGATTGCCTCGATCACCAAGCTGATGACCGCGCTGGTGGTGATGGACGCCCGCCTGCCGATGGACGAGATGCTCACGGTGACCGAGGACGACCGTGACACCGAGAAGCACAGCAGCTCGCGCCTGCGCTTCGGCACCACGCTCACGCGCCACGAGATGCTGCTGCTGGCGCTGATGTCGTCGGAGAACCGCGCCGCGTCGGTGCTGGGCCGCAGCTATCCGGGCGGCCTGCCCGCGTTTGTCAGCGCCATGAACAAGAAGGCCCGCGAACTGGGCATGAACGACAGCCACTTCGTCGATTCGAGCGGCCTGTCCAGCAGCAACGTGTCCAGCGCCGTCGATCTGGCGCGCCTGGTCAACGCCGCCTACCGCAACCCGACGATCCGCGAATTCTCGACGCAGCCCGAGCACGAGGTCAGCGTCGCCGGCCGCACGATGCACTACGTCAGCACCAATCGCCTGGTGCGTGGCGGCAGCTGGGAGATCGGCCTGCAGAAGACCGGTTATATCTCGGAAGCCGGCCAGTGCCTCGTGATGCAGACGCGCGTCAACGATCGCAACGTGGTGATGGTGTTCCTGGATTCGGTCGGCAAGCTGTCGCGCTTTGCCGATGCCACGCGGGTGCGCCAATGGCTTGAGCACCAGCCACCGTCGGCAGGGGGCCAGCCGCGCCCTTTTCCGTCTACACCCAATCTTACGCAGGGTCCTAAATCCCCTGCGGCGGTCCTGGCATCGCAGCAGTCGCACGGCACCTGA